A window of Candidatus Cloacimonadota bacterium contains these coding sequences:
- a CDS encoding PTS sugar transporter subunit IIA codes for MNNFLDHLNSWIQRETVLITDPNPLIVLAALLLTGFVFSRLARKFHIPSVTAQIFGGIIIGHYALNIFDVNAFNSFKSITDFALGFIGYTIGSHLNFNHLHNAGKRIFLITISDVIITPIIVFLTLFYLGNLPFSISLLVAVIAITTAPGSTLHIVKEKRSKGIFTKTLLAVIVINNVLTIFIFYLAYYFLFYKFGTGDVKLLATFGKALLLLLESVIIGGSVGFGLIYITEKRKTRSSFLALVILAIVITAGTSEFLHLSGILSSLVLGVIISNYSRYRKTLFTAFKDIETEVFSLFFVLAGTHLDLLAAKAAGFAGFLFIISRLAGKTIGPKIGSYLAGSTQTIKKNIGYALYPIAGVAIGLILLIENNSFLSEHSSQITAIILTAVVVNELLGPIFTGKAIKNAGEEDKNRLRLMDFLQEEFIKIDLNSTDKWDALNELAEFMYKTHKIDEVSYANLKKSIINREEEISTGIGDNLAIPHAIIDGGPKIRGVIGVTQKGIEWDAIDEKTVNIIFLIATPKGHHELHLHVLANIAKIFGHHPHIKQQIIKAKTPEEVFEILQAEEVEELNPYFED; via the coding sequence ATGAATAATTTTTTAGATCATTTAAATTCCTGGATTCAGCGCGAAACTGTTCTGATAACCGATCCCAATCCGCTAATTGTTCTTGCAGCTTTACTTCTAACCGGTTTTGTTTTTTCACGGCTGGCAAGAAAATTTCATATTCCCAGTGTTACTGCACAAATCTTTGGCGGCATCATAATCGGGCATTATGCACTGAATATTTTTGATGTAAATGCTTTTAACAGTTTCAAATCGATCACCGATTTCGCTCTGGGTTTTATCGGTTACACAATTGGAAGTCACCTCAATTTCAATCATTTGCATAATGCCGGAAAGCGCATTTTCCTGATCACGATCTCTGATGTTATCATTACTCCGATCATCGTTTTTCTAACGCTTTTTTATCTGGGAAATCTGCCATTCAGCATCAGTCTTTTAGTCGCCGTGATCGCCATTACAACTGCTCCGGGTTCCACTTTGCACATTGTCAAAGAAAAGCGTTCCAAAGGAATTTTCACCAAAACTCTGCTGGCTGTGATCGTTATCAACAATGTTCTCACAATCTTCATATTTTATCTGGCATATTATTTTTTATTCTACAAATTTGGAACTGGTGATGTAAAACTTCTGGCGACGTTTGGGAAAGCACTTCTCTTGCTGCTGGAATCTGTGATCATAGGTGGTTCGGTTGGTTTTGGGCTCATCTACATCACCGAAAAAAGAAAGACACGTTCATCCTTTCTGGCGCTGGTTATTCTGGCAATCGTGATCACAGCGGGAACATCGGAATTTCTGCATTTATCGGGAATTCTTTCCAGCCTGGTTCTGGGTGTGATAATTTCCAATTATTCACGTTATAGAAAAACTTTATTTACCGCTTTCAAAGATATTGAAACTGAAGTATTCTCACTTTTTTTCGTGCTGGCAGGAACGCATCTCGATCTGCTGGCTGCCAAAGCAGCCGGATTTGCCGGATTTTTGTTCATTATCAGCAGATTGGCAGGGAAGACGATCGGACCCAAAATAGGTTCTTATCTGGCAGGTTCCACTCAAACTATCAAAAAAAATATCGGTTATGCACTTTATCCGATCGCCGGAGTTGCCATCGGTCTTATTCTGCTAATCGAAAATAATTCCTTTCTCTCTGAACATTCCTCGCAGATTACAGCGATAATTCTTACAGCTGTTGTGGTAAATGAACTTCTGGGACCGATCTTTACCGGAAAAGCAATCAAGAATGCTGGTGAAGAAGATAAGAATAGATTACGTTTGATGGATTTTTTGCAGGAAGAATTTATCAAGATCGATTTGAATTCCACGGATAAATGGGATGCTCTGAATGAATTAGCAGAGTTCATGTATAAAACTCATAAAATTGATGAAGTTTCTTATGCAAATTTGAAAAAATCGATAATTAACAGGGAAGAGGAAATTTCAACTGGTATTGGAGATAATCTGGCAATTCCTCATGCCATAATTGATGGTGGTCCGAAAATTCGAGGAGTTATCGGTGTAACGCAAAAAGGTATCGAATGGGATGCGATCGATGAAAAAACGGTAAATATTATCTTTCTGATCGCCACGCCGAAAGGTCATCACGAGCTGCACCTGCACGTTCTGGCAAATATTGCCAAAATATTTGGTCATCACCCACACATAAAACAACAGATCATCAAAGCCAAAACTCCCGAAGAAGTTTTTGAAATTTTACAAGCTGAAGAGGTGGAAGAACTGAATCCTTACTTTGAGGATTGA
- a CDS encoding NusG domain II-containing protein: protein MKNIIKLFTKADFVLIFILLLISGILFANMRSELTSRKVEIHYHNKLLGTFSLNEDQIIDLEEGIRIESANGKIRMKQNTCAHQYCVQQGWSESLPIICVPNEISIVIKSKKEEMLITR from the coding sequence ATGAAAAACATCATAAAATTGTTTACCAAAGCCGATTTTGTGCTGATATTCATCCTACTATTAATTTCCGGAATTTTGTTTGCAAACATGAGATCAGAGCTGACATCAAGAAAAGTAGAAATCCATTATCATAACAAACTTCTTGGTACTTTTTCTTTGAATGAAGATCAAATCATCGATCTGGAAGAAGGAATACGAATTGAAAGTGCCAACGGAAAAATCAGGATGAAGCAAAATACCTGTGCTCATCAATATTGTGTGCAGCAGGGCTGGAGTGAATCTCTACCAATTATCTGCGTTCCAAACGAAATTTCAATTGTGATAAAAAGCAAAAAAGAAGAAATGCTGATAACGAGATGA
- the amrS gene encoding AmmeMemoRadiSam system radical SAM enzyme, producing the protein MKEAEYYKKLENQMVQCILCPHFCVIKPDEKGKCRSRQNVDGKLYATNFGNTMSISIDPMEKKPLYHFYPVSPILSLGPNSCNLSCQFCQNYQSSQQTVPTRKIAPEEIVQICRKHNCNFVAFTYTEPFTWFEFVLDAAKVLQENNIKVVLVSNGFINQKPLLELLPHIDALNIDLKSMDDEFYKEICGGRLEPVLETIRTAADHCHVEVTNLLITDENDSEENIQKLTDFMASVNPEIPVHFSRYYPTYKMTNSATSIEILERAKKIAEKKLSFVYLGNIMTDRTTYCPKCGVKLIDRSYATKCEIIKGKCPTCGKEIYGEFD; encoded by the coding sequence ATGAAAGAAGCAGAATATTACAAAAAATTAGAAAATCAAATGGTTCAATGCATTTTGTGTCCGCATTTCTGTGTTATCAAACCCGATGAAAAAGGAAAATGCCGATCACGACAAAATGTAGATGGAAAATTGTATGCTACAAATTTCGGTAATACAATGTCTATAAGTATCGATCCCATGGAAAAAAAACCACTTTATCATTTTTATCCCGTTTCTCCAATTTTATCATTGGGACCAAATTCCTGTAATCTATCCTGCCAATTCTGTCAGAATTACCAATCTAGCCAGCAAACCGTGCCTACTCGCAAGATTGCTCCGGAGGAAATTGTTCAGATCTGCCGGAAACACAATTGCAATTTTGTTGCTTTTACCTACACAGAACCTTTCACTTGGTTTGAATTTGTTTTGGATGCAGCTAAAGTATTGCAGGAAAATAATATAAAAGTTGTTTTAGTATCAAATGGCTTTATAAATCAGAAACCATTACTTGAGCTTCTTCCCCACATCGATGCCCTGAATATCGACTTGAAATCGATGGATGATGAATTTTACAAAGAAATTTGTGGTGGCAGATTGGAACCGGTATTGGAAACAATTCGTACTGCTGCTGACCATTGCCATGTGGAAGTTACTAACCTGTTAATTACAGATGAAAACGATTCGGAAGAAAACATTCAAAAACTTACCGATTTCATGGCTTCCGTGAATCCTGAAATTCCGGTGCATTTTTCTCGTTATTATCCCACTTACAAGATGACGAATTCAGCAACTTCTATCGAAATATTGGAAAGAGCAAAAAAGATAGCTGAAAAGAAACTTTCCTTCGTTTATCTGGGAAACATCATGACCGATAGAACAACCTACTGTCCCAAATGTGGAGTAAAGCTGATCGACCGATCATACGCAACAAAATGTGAGATTATTAAAGGAAAATGCCCAACTTGCGGAAAAGAGATTTATGGAGAATTTGACTGA